The following are encoded in a window of Desulfopila inferna genomic DNA:
- a CDS encoding TRAP transporter large permease: MDYQILIAFALVGLLFCLLISGLEIGWSVGITAVVGLVWYVDQPLGQLAETSFGALNSFTLTALPLFIFMGGILGNTGINERLFGAIEKWVGGLPGGLACSVICGNAVFGAMCGSTIAATATFGKVAFPVMEKKKYSPKLALGSIASGTVLAPLIPPSILLILYGAWQGLSIVDLLAAGLIPGLTLTFLFIIAIIIQVKLNPSLAPATAQYSWSAKFRALLEVFPFAGVIFGVLGAIFGGIMTPTEAAALGAFLSILLTLAYRKLTFAIVQKSLLDTVKITAFSLFIMAMSSLISHVFNSAGIIPMIKDFVIALPVGKYGILLLFFVMYLILGMFFDSWSMLFLTFPFVMPIIVGLDINPIWWGIVYVMAGEQSTITPPFGLTLFVLKGVVPHHSMGTIVRGSLPFLIPIYINILLLFMFPQLALWLPNFLKGG, from the coding sequence ATGGATTACCAAATTCTGATAGCCTTTGCATTGGTGGGTTTACTTTTTTGTCTTTTGATCTCAGGGCTCGAAATTGGCTGGTCGGTTGGAATTACGGCGGTTGTCGGGCTAGTTTGGTATGTAGATCAACCCCTCGGCCAATTGGCAGAGACCTCCTTCGGAGCACTTAACTCCTTTACCTTGACTGCTCTGCCTTTGTTTATATTTATGGGTGGAATACTCGGGAATACCGGTATTAACGAGCGCCTTTTCGGTGCCATTGAAAAGTGGGTGGGGGGGTTACCGGGCGGCCTTGCATGCTCGGTCATTTGTGGAAATGCCGTGTTTGGCGCTATGTGCGGATCAACCATTGCCGCGACGGCTACCTTTGGAAAGGTGGCTTTTCCTGTCATGGAAAAGAAAAAATATTCTCCAAAACTGGCCTTGGGATCAATCGCCTCTGGAACGGTGCTGGCGCCATTGATCCCGCCGAGCATTCTTCTGATCCTTTACGGAGCCTGGCAGGGACTTTCTATTGTAGACCTGCTTGCTGCCGGTTTGATTCCGGGATTGACTCTAACTTTTCTTTTTATCATCGCCATTATCATTCAGGTGAAGCTGAATCCATCTCTTGCCCCTGCCACCGCTCAATATTCCTGGAGCGCCAAATTTCGGGCCTTGCTGGAGGTGTTTCCTTTTGCCGGAGTTATTTTCGGGGTATTGGGAGCCATATTCGGCGGCATCATGACCCCTACTGAGGCAGCTGCGCTGGGTGCATTTCTGAGCATTCTTCTTACGCTGGCTTATAGAAAATTGACATTTGCCATCGTGCAAAAAAGTCTTCTGGATACCGTCAAGATTACTGCGTTTTCACTTTTTATCATGGCCATGAGTTCTCTGATTTCTCATGTTTTCAATTCGGCGGGAATTATCCCCATGATAAAGGATTTTGTCATCGCACTCCCGGTTGGAAAGTATGGTATCTTGCTGCTTTTTTTCGTGATGTACCTAATTCTTGGTATGTTTTTCGACTCTTGGTCGATGCTTTTCCTCACCTTTCCATTCGTCATGCCTATTATTGTAGGTCTTGATATCAATCCCATATGGTGGGGAATAGTCTACGTAATGGCGGGTGAGCAGAGCACCATTACTCCACCTTTTGGACTAACCCTCTTCGTCTTGAAAGGAGTAGTGCCTCATCATTCCATGGGAACTATTGTCCGGGGATCGTTACCGTTTCTAATTCCAATTTATATCAATATATTGTTGCTGTTTATGTTTCCCCAACTCGCCTTGTGGCTTCCTAATTTTCTCAAGGGAGGCTGA
- a CDS encoding dihydropteroate synthase, with protein MFTVIGERINTTLKRVQAAVAEGDAEYIQNDVRQQTEAGATYIDINAGARIGHEEKDMKWLLEIVQEVTDLPLCLDSPDPDILEMAYGLVKNKPLINSISLEKNRFEPMIHYLKDKQCRIVALCMDDSGMPKTIEDIISRACTLVAELENIGFKRDDIFIDPLIQPLSVNVQNGITAMEAIKGIVKELNGVHTTGGLSNISYGLPERRLINRCFLAMMMANGFDSAIMDPLDDKIMALTKTADMIAGNDNFCMNFIKGVRAGKIIS; from the coding sequence ATGTTTACTGTCATTGGGGAGCGAATCAACACTACCCTGAAAAGGGTTCAGGCTGCCGTAGCAGAAGGTGATGCCGAATATATTCAAAATGATGTGCGGCAGCAGACCGAGGCTGGGGCCACCTATATTGACATTAATGCAGGTGCTCGAATCGGGCATGAAGAAAAAGACATGAAATGGCTCCTGGAAATAGTCCAGGAGGTGACCGATCTGCCACTTTGTCTGGACAGCCCTGATCCTGATATATTGGAAATGGCGTATGGTCTTGTCAAAAACAAGCCGCTGATCAATTCTATAAGTCTTGAGAAAAATCGTTTTGAACCCATGATTCATTATCTCAAGGATAAACAATGCAGGATTGTTGCACTGTGTATGGATGATTCAGGAATGCCTAAGACAATAGAAGATATTATCTCAAGAGCATGCACTTTAGTTGCAGAACTTGAAAATATCGGTTTTAAACGCGATGATATTTTCATTGATCCACTCATTCAACCTCTAAGCGTAAATGTTCAGAATGGTATAACAGCAATGGAGGCAATTAAAGGAATTGTGAAAGAACTCAATGGTGTTCATACAACAGGAGGCCTATCCAACATTTCCTATGGACTCCCGGAACGCAGATTAATCAACCGATGCTTTCTTGCCATGATGATGGCCAACGGTTTTGATTCCGCGATTATGGATCCACTTGACGATAAGATCATGGCCCTGACCAAAACTGCAGATATGATTGCAGGTAATGATAATTTCTGCATGAATTTTATTAAGGGTGTTCGTGCCGGAAAAATCATTTCTTAG
- a CDS encoding trimethylamine methyltransferase family protein, translating to MSFNTRMRYYKDDELQLTKDRIYELLGKRGARIDHKLILDLFHQEGAIVDFDSKIVKFPRAFLEEQVARAPKEFTLVGKKGKHPMKFPHPEGLFYTRTCTGGQNWLDPETNDFHRVTQDNLAYWARLAQKLEHIDYIPYLVVNDVPSATADIHSLRIMLENVEKHIWIQPYVGESVEYLIQLLVAAAGSKEALKENPLASFVACSLSPFDFKWMDMEIIYQAATHGCPLQTCSLPGSGATGPFTAPGTVMLSAAENLVMLSAAQVVNPGIPVVATSLQFSADMRTGRSLQSSVESLRQSALFVQLMFDGFGLPGHTYGSGSDSPDIDGQGMVERAMRAVLMAGYGAQVLGGAGQLETACSVSPIALAVDNEIFGMTKAVLAKMEFDDDQMAFKELMEIKPGGQFLTSTHTFKHCREVAVPINFTRSPRDSWAIEGSRGLNERVQKYLREIMADAGPIELAEGVKREMEGITALADERLCTGD from the coding sequence ATGAGTTTCAACACGAGAATGCGTTACTACAAAGATGATGAACTTCAACTCACGAAAGATCGAATTTATGAGCTTCTGGGAAAACGGGGGGCTCGCATCGATCACAAACTGATTCTCGATCTTTTCCATCAAGAGGGAGCTATAGTCGATTTTGATTCGAAAATCGTCAAATTTCCCAGAGCATTTCTTGAGGAACAGGTCGCCCGCGCACCAAAGGAATTTACTCTGGTCGGCAAAAAAGGCAAGCATCCGATGAAGTTCCCGCACCCGGAAGGACTGTTTTATACAAGAACCTGTACTGGTGGACAGAATTGGCTTGATCCCGAAACCAATGACTTTCACAGGGTCACGCAAGACAATTTAGCGTATTGGGCGCGCCTCGCCCAAAAATTAGAGCACATCGATTACATTCCATATCTTGTGGTCAATGATGTCCCCTCTGCGACAGCTGATATTCATTCGCTCAGGATTATGCTGGAGAATGTGGAAAAACATATTTGGATCCAACCCTACGTCGGTGAAAGTGTAGAATATCTCATCCAACTTCTTGTTGCGGCGGCTGGCAGCAAGGAGGCGTTAAAAGAAAACCCCTTAGCCAGTTTTGTTGCCTGTTCTTTAAGCCCCTTTGACTTTAAGTGGATGGATATGGAGATTATCTATCAGGCTGCAACCCATGGATGTCCCCTGCAGACATGCTCTCTCCCTGGTTCTGGGGCTACCGGCCCGTTCACTGCGCCCGGTACCGTCATGCTCTCAGCTGCGGAAAATCTTGTCATGCTTTCCGCGGCCCAAGTGGTTAATCCCGGGATTCCCGTGGTTGCCACTTCTCTGCAGTTTTCTGCCGACATGAGAACCGGAAGAAGCCTCCAATCAAGTGTTGAATCCCTTCGGCAGTCTGCATTGTTTGTTCAACTCATGTTCGATGGATTTGGTCTTCCCGGTCACACATATGGCAGCGGTTCAGACTCTCCGGACATAGATGGGCAGGGGATGGTGGAAAGGGCAATGCGGGCAGTTTTGATGGCCGGATATGGTGCCCAGGTGCTTGGCGGTGCAGGTCAATTGGAAACCGCATGCTCGGTAAGTCCGATTGCTCTCGCCGTCGATAATGAAATTTTTGGCATGACCAAGGCGGTTCTCGCAAAAATGGAGTTTGACGACGACCAAATGGCCTTCAAAGAGCTGATGGAAATCAAACCTGGTGGACAATTCCTGACCAGCACTCACACCTTCAAGCACTGCAGAGAGGTTGCAGTCCCCATTAACTTTACTCGCAGTCCACGAGACTCTTGGGCCATCGAAGGGAGCCGGGGACTTAATGAGCGGGTTCAAAAATACCTGCGCGAGATTATGGCGGATGCTGGGCCTATTGAATTAGCGGAAGGTGTTAAAAGGGAGATGGAAGGGATAACGGCACTGGCGGATGAACGATTATGCACTGGTGATTAA
- a CDS encoding 2-methylaconitate cis-trans isomerase PrpF family protein yields the protein MAEMKRIPCVIMRGGTSKGIFIKSNHLPQDKKLRDEMILSIFGSPDIRQIDGLGGADPLTSKLAIIAPSSHPQADVDYTFAQVGISQPVVDYSGNCGNISSGVGPYAIDEGFVKAIEPFTKVRIHNTNTGKILEAEVEVEGGRAKVTGECRIAGVPGTGSKIMLNFAGTAGSVTGKLLPTGNVVDTISTSSGSIEVSIVDCANPMVFVRAEDMGIKGIESPDEINSNSELLKRLEEVRSTVAVLIGMAETPQEATEKSPAFPMIAMVSKPADYADFTSGKMIASSDISLVSRLMFMQVLHKTYAGTGTVCTGAAAKIPGTIVHEMITEPESVETVRIGHPAGVIVLEARVKDGCIERAAFARTARRIMEGYVWIR from the coding sequence ATGGCTGAAATGAAACGAATCCCTTGTGTAATTATGAGAGGTGGCACGAGTAAAGGCATTTTTATCAAATCGAATCATCTGCCCCAGGATAAAAAACTTCGGGATGAAATGATACTGTCGATATTCGGAAGTCCTGATATCCGGCAGATAGATGGCTTAGGCGGTGCAGATCCTCTGACGAGTAAGCTTGCCATAATCGCTCCATCCAGTCATCCACAGGCGGATGTCGATTATACTTTCGCCCAGGTAGGCATAAGTCAGCCGGTGGTGGATTATTCAGGGAACTGCGGCAATATTTCCTCAGGGGTCGGACCTTATGCTATCGATGAAGGTTTTGTCAAAGCGATTGAACCGTTTACCAAGGTAAGAATTCATAACACCAACACGGGTAAGATTCTGGAAGCTGAGGTGGAAGTAGAAGGTGGACGGGCTAAGGTGACGGGCGAGTGCAGAATAGCCGGCGTACCCGGCACCGGCTCAAAGATCATGTTGAATTTCGCAGGTACTGCAGGTTCGGTAACAGGAAAACTTCTTCCCACTGGAAATGTTGTAGACACCATCAGCACCTCCTCCGGTTCCATTGAGGTTTCTATCGTTGATTGTGCAAATCCAATGGTATTTGTGAGAGCCGAAGATATGGGGATTAAAGGGATTGAGTCTCCGGATGAGATAAACAGCAATTCTGAGCTCCTCAAACGACTGGAAGAAGTACGATCCACAGTTGCGGTACTTATAGGTATGGCGGAAACTCCACAGGAGGCAACCGAGAAAAGTCCGGCCTTTCCTATGATTGCAATGGTATCCAAGCCTGCAGATTATGCAGATTTTACCAGCGGCAAGATGATTGCGAGCTCCGATATTTCCCTGGTTTCACGCCTCATGTTTATGCAGGTTCTGCATAAGACTTATGCCGGCACGGGAACCGTTTGCACTGGGGCCGCCGCCAAGATCCCCGGCACCATAGTCCATGAAATGATTACTGAACCTGAATCCGTTGAGACGGTTCGCATAGGCCATCCGGCCGGTGTCATTGTACTTGAGGCAAGGGTGAAGGATGGCTGTATAGAGCGAGCCGCCTTTGCCAGAACCGCCCGCAGAATAATGGAAGGCTACGTCTGGATACGCTAA
- a CDS encoding corrinoid protein → MSDLQIITETLISGDGEKLLELVKKAIDAGIPVNDILQKGLIAGMDIVGEKMETGEMFIPEVLMSAQAMGASVEILKPLLSEGEASSAGKVVIGTVKGDLHDIGKNLVVMMLESAGFEIIDLGVDVDPEKFVEAIKENKPNIVGLSALLTTTLPMMKKTVSCIEEAGLRDTMKILIGGAPVNQAFADEIKVDGYAPDAGVACKMAKAMHS, encoded by the coding sequence ATGTCGGATTTGCAAATTATAACGGAGACCCTCATTTCTGGTGATGGTGAGAAGTTACTGGAACTCGTTAAAAAAGCCATCGATGCTGGAATCCCAGTTAATGATATTCTTCAAAAAGGACTGATCGCCGGTATGGACATTGTTGGCGAGAAAATGGAAACGGGAGAGATGTTCATACCGGAGGTTCTCATGTCTGCACAGGCTATGGGAGCTTCAGTCGAAATCCTTAAGCCGCTGCTTTCGGAAGGAGAAGCATCATCTGCCGGTAAAGTAGTTATTGGAACTGTAAAGGGAGACCTTCATGATATCGGAAAAAATCTGGTGGTGATGATGCTCGAAAGTGCAGGATTTGAGATTATTGATCTGGGTGTTGATGTTGATCCGGAAAAATTCGTTGAGGCCATTAAAGAAAACAAACCCAATATTGTAGGACTTTCCGCCCTGCTGACCACCACTCTGCCGATGATGAAGAAAACGGTATCCTGTATAGAGGAAGCAGGGTTAAGAGATACAATGAAAATTTTAATAGGCGGTGCCCCGGTTAATCAGGCATTTGCTGATGAAATTAAAGTAGATGGATACGCCCCTGATGCCGGTGTAGCCTGCAAGATGGCAAAAGCCATGCATTCGTGA
- a CDS encoding NAD(P)-dependent oxidoreductase, with translation MKLGFVGLGAMGKPMAKRLIGLGHDLFVYDVVKKAVEELVEDGAVMCSSPCEVAKATQLTFLSLPNSAIVIRVVSGIEGVLVGATEGHTIIDLSSVDPNSTRMLAAEAKKKGIDYMDAPVSGGVSGAEAGSLTIMLGAPATSVEKVLPILRLLGKKIVHVGDVGAGDAVKIVNNLLLGANMAALAEALVLGRIMGLEAEKMEEIIGQGSGKSYVLDAKMRNFIMKGNFQPGFAVNLQYKDLGLALDAASDSKMPLPMTSQAVQLFEMARARGYGDEDMSSVIKIWEELMDIEVREEKVEAEK, from the coding sequence ATGAAATTAGGATTTGTTGGGCTGGGGGCAATGGGCAAACCCATGGCTAAACGGCTGATAGGTCTCGGCCACGATCTCTTTGTCTATGATGTGGTGAAAAAAGCTGTCGAAGAACTGGTAGAAGATGGAGCCGTGATGTGTTCATCGCCTTGTGAAGTGGCAAAAGCAACCCAGCTGACATTTTTGAGTTTGCCAAATTCGGCCATTGTGATTCGGGTGGTTTCAGGTATTGAGGGAGTATTGGTCGGCGCGACTGAGGGCCACACCATTATAGATTTAAGCAGTGTAGACCCAAATTCCACGAGAATGCTTGCCGCAGAGGCGAAGAAAAAGGGCATTGATTATATGGATGCGCCTGTTAGTGGTGGAGTTTCAGGGGCTGAAGCCGGTAGTCTGACTATTATGTTGGGTGCCCCGGCGACATCTGTTGAGAAGGTTCTGCCCATCTTGAGGCTTTTGGGAAAAAAGATTGTCCACGTGGGGGATGTCGGAGCTGGTGATGCCGTAAAAATTGTCAACAACTTGCTTCTTGGAGCGAATATGGCAGCACTGGCGGAAGCTCTGGTGCTAGGCAGAATAATGGGACTTGAGGCTGAAAAGATGGAAGAGATTATCGGTCAGGGTTCAGGCAAAAGCTATGTGCTCGATGCCAAGATGCGAAACTTTATCATGAAGGGCAATTTCCAACCAGGATTTGCGGTGAATCTGCAATATAAGGATCTTGGGCTTGCATTGGATGCGGCCAGTGATTCAAAAATGCCATTGCCCATGACCAGCCAGGCGGTACAGCTTTTTGAAATGGCACGGGCACGGGGGTACGGTGATGAGGATATGTCCTCGGTCATAAAAATATGGGAGGAGCTGATGGATATCGAGGTAAGAGAAGAGAAAGTTGAGGCGGAGAAGTGA
- a CDS encoding cobalamin-dependent protein (Presence of a B(12) (cobalamin)-binding domain implies dependence on cobalamin itself, in one of its several forms, or in some unusual lineages, dependence on a cobalamin-like analog.), with protein sequence MQEKTIRILVEDEKQVKAYEETFGVTMPKVAADGTVVGLPEPFPREINGVVRDGYRIYRLAQKAEQTGIPILNPILGRNSGAETYKESLEIYKMADQLGISIFHFVHAEATRHIDPLDGRELIEQSRGKGGITPSGEREMVQLGGGEKHPMRVNATGDTPHLTIINSFIAGFDGTDIGPVIHVHFGGRGIHDYKTKVINGYKALEVCADNNIFVQTDSHKHLNNLDGTDGMALAMCLLAEGLAVKAGLPRELSALQMNVAGINLLADLAAMRAFKETMWSASLVVVPETFQNPPGDLIAEAAHFARMAVSAKLGGAHFFRPKAAESVGIPTGASMAKAMWAAQNVFENTYKVEITDPYIEERKQEILSEAMGVLAKALKLEGELDPADVTAAFWQQFDKDVLIDLIVNAGKSGILDAPKAGGWDLKRHVKTHRDGDGIRRYLPGFSPLGVDQKHFAFTREPVKAVKVPQISRKQKVVLATIGADAHVSGVNLIKDSLEDAGFEVVFLRGMNLPETVAEVVAETDADILGMSNLLGLGIDLFPRVSRRLIELELRDKVLVVAGGRIAEKEEEHFQFEEKIRIEGPEFLGVDGFFGPGTKPDDFIEWLDNKIAEKESNSTKLEKNL encoded by the coding sequence ATGCAGGAGAAAACGATAAGAATTCTTGTTGAGGATGAAAAACAGGTCAAGGCCTACGAAGAGACCTTCGGAGTAACAATGCCGAAGGTGGCGGCTGATGGTACCGTCGTCGGCCTTCCTGAACCATTTCCACGGGAAATCAATGGCGTTGTTCGGGATGGCTATAGAATTTACAGGTTGGCGCAAAAGGCAGAGCAAACCGGAATTCCGATACTTAACCCCATCCTTGGCAGAAACAGTGGAGCGGAAACCTACAAGGAATCGCTTGAGATATACAAGATGGCCGATCAGCTTGGAATCAGTATCTTCCATTTTGTCCATGCGGAGGCAACCCGTCATATTGACCCTCTGGATGGGCGCGAGCTTATTGAGCAGTCCAGAGGAAAGGGTGGAATCACGCCAAGTGGTGAGCGGGAAATGGTCCAGCTCGGCGGAGGCGAAAAGCATCCCATGCGGGTCAATGCTACAGGTGATACCCCGCACCTGACCATCATCAATTCCTTTATCGCCGGATTTGACGGAACCGATATAGGTCCGGTCATCCACGTTCATTTTGGCGGCAGGGGGATACATGATTACAAAACCAAGGTGATAAATGGCTACAAAGCTCTTGAGGTCTGTGCCGACAACAACATCTTCGTGCAGACCGACTCACACAAACACCTGAACAATCTGGATGGTACCGATGGCATGGCCCTGGCCATGTGCCTTCTTGCCGAAGGTCTTGCTGTGAAAGCCGGCTTGCCCCGGGAGCTCAGTGCCCTGCAGATGAACGTAGCCGGTATAAATCTTCTTGCCGATCTGGCCGCCATGCGAGCATTTAAGGAAACCATGTGGAGTGCCTCGCTGGTGGTGGTGCCGGAGACCTTTCAGAACCCTCCCGGAGATCTTATTGCCGAAGCTGCCCATTTCGCTAGAATGGCCGTGAGCGCAAAATTAGGCGGTGCTCACTTTTTCAGACCTAAGGCAGCTGAATCCGTAGGTATTCCCACCGGTGCTTCTATGGCCAAAGCTATGTGGGCTGCCCAAAATGTTTTTGAAAACACGTATAAAGTTGAAATCACCGATCCGTATATCGAAGAGCGTAAACAGGAGATCCTCTCAGAGGCCATGGGTGTTCTCGCTAAGGCTCTCAAGCTTGAGGGTGAACTTGATCCCGCTGATGTTACCGCTGCATTCTGGCAGCAATTTGACAAGGACGTCTTGATTGATCTCATTGTCAATGCCGGTAAGTCAGGGATTCTTGATGCACCAAAGGCTGGAGGATGGGACTTGAAACGTCATGTAAAGACGCACCGGGATGGCGACGGCATTCGAAGATACCTGCCGGGTTTTTCTCCGCTGGGGGTTGATCAGAAGCATTTTGCCTTTACCAGGGAGCCTGTCAAGGCAGTCAAGGTTCCACAAATCAGCCGTAAACAGAAGGTCGTGTTGGCAACCATAGGTGCAGACGCCCATGTATCAGGTGTTAATCTTATCAAAGATTCATTGGAAGATGCCGGATTTGAAGTTGTCTTTCTGCGGGGTATGAACCTGCCGGAAACTGTTGCCGAGGTTGTGGCGGAAACGGACGCGGATATTCTAGGAATGAGTAACCTTCTTGGTCTGGGCATTGATCTTTTTCCCCGGGTCAGTCGCCGGCTTATCGAGCTTGAGCTAAGAGATAAAGTCCTTGTCGTTGCCGGTGGAAGAATAGCAGAAAAAGAAGAGGAGCACTTTCAGTTCGAGGAGAAGATTCGTATTGAGGGACCGGAATTTCTGGGTGTAGATGGTTTTTTTGGACCTGGCACAAAGCCTGACGATTTCATCGAGTGGTTGGACAACAAGATAGCAGAAAAAGAATCTAACTCAACAAAGCTGGAGAAGAACCTTTAG
- a CDS encoding tautomerase family protein, which translates to MPYVNIRVTNEGVTAQQKAELISGVTELLQKVLHKNPATTVVVIDEIETDNWGIGGEQVTNLRKKGKS; encoded by the coding sequence ATGCCGTATGTCAATATCAGAGTGACCAATGAGGGCGTAACTGCCCAGCAAAAAGCGGAGCTTATCTCAGGCGTTACCGAATTGCTTCAGAAAGTGCTGCATAAAAATCCTGCCACCACCGTAGTGGTAATTGACGAGATAGAAACGGATAACTGGGGGATAGGCGGCGAGCAGGTAACCAATCTGCGGAAAAAGGGGAAGAGCTGA
- a CDS encoding transglutaminase-like domain-containing protein: MHNTELLAATSSMDFHHPLIGKFIERHTFPGASERETAVALYYAVRDDIRYDPYRIDLSIQGLRASTSLQLGYGWCVSKAVLLAACCRAKGLQARLGFADVKNHLSTPRLRDYMRTDVFLWHGYTEILLGDQWVKATPAFNKELCKKANVSPLEFNGVQDSTLQPFDLEGNKYMEYLNERGHYNDLPLGYIQDTFKKHHRQFREMVNWDFDADISMNAHKKLRGVTTET; encoded by the coding sequence ATGCACAACACAGAACTCTTAGCAGCTACCTCTTCGATGGATTTCCATCATCCTCTCATAGGCAAATTTATCGAGCGACACACTTTTCCAGGCGCCAGTGAAAGAGAGACTGCTGTCGCATTATATTACGCCGTTCGTGACGACATTCGTTACGATCCATACAGGATTGATTTGTCAATTCAAGGTTTACGCGCAAGCACATCTTTACAGTTAGGGTACGGATGGTGCGTATCAAAGGCGGTTTTGCTCGCGGCCTGCTGCAGAGCGAAAGGGCTTCAAGCAAGACTGGGATTTGCTGATGTGAAGAATCATCTGTCAACACCGCGCCTACGGGATTATATGCGGACGGATGTTTTTCTATGGCATGGATATACGGAAATCCTTCTTGGAGATCAATGGGTAAAAGCTACTCCGGCATTTAATAAAGAACTGTGCAAAAAAGCGAATGTCTCACCATTGGAATTCAATGGCGTACAAGATTCAACACTCCAACCTTTTGATTTAGAAGGTAATAAGTACATGGAGTACTTAAATGAGAGAGGACATTATAATGATCTCCCTCTGGGCTATATACAGGATACATTTAAGAAACATCACAGACAATTCAGAGAGATGGTCAATTGGGATTTCGATGCAGACATATCAATGAATGCACATAAAAAACTAAGGGGCGTTACAACCGAAACCTGA
- a CDS encoding TRAP transporter substrate-binding protein, whose product MLHERSGGRIQLEIIPRMFSTGDMFAAVARGKADAGDIAMPYLSGTYPIWNWGEIPGIVSEDPVEGLAEELAVYQDPEVMKIYDETLKKYNLKFWFVTQWDPANGIWSNKDITTLDQLQGMKIRVGGYLPTQGVKALGASPITIAGSELAPAMMAGTIDGVLTSLGYGYSIGLATVAKNFTITPLSPTWTAVTLLNEKSFNALPADLQEVVMEVGRELQQMVSLSTTAEYVMSLDTVDMSGVKRTRLNKADLAKAVEGAAVVEKEWLEADGPWKEERPKLLKAVKSAVTEYRNFTGK is encoded by the coding sequence ATGCTTCACGAAAGGAGTGGCGGCCGCATCCAGCTGGAAATCATTCCGCGCATGTTTTCAACCGGTGACATGTTTGCCGCTGTAGCCAGAGGTAAGGCTGACGCGGGCGATATCGCCATGCCTTATCTTTCAGGAACATATCCCATTTGGAACTGGGGCGAGATTCCCGGTATCGTTAGCGAGGATCCAGTTGAGGGGCTAGCTGAGGAATTGGCTGTATATCAGGATCCCGAGGTTATGAAAATATATGACGAAACTCTCAAAAAATATAATCTCAAATTCTGGTTCGTAACCCAGTGGGATCCAGCGAACGGGATTTGGAGCAATAAAGATATTACGACTCTCGACCAGCTCCAGGGCATGAAAATTCGTGTAGGCGGGTATTTGCCGACCCAGGGCGTTAAAGCTCTAGGAGCTAGCCCTATTACTATCGCGGGGTCAGAACTGGCTCCTGCAATGATGGCCGGAACCATTGATGGAGTTCTGACAAGTCTTGGATATGGATACTCCATCGGTCTCGCCACGGTAGCTAAAAACTTCACGATTACACCGCTTTCTCCCACCTGGACAGCGGTTACCCTCTTGAACGAAAAGTCCTTCAATGCATTGCCGGCTGATCTTCAGGAAGTGGTTATGGAAGTAGGGCGCGAGCTGCAGCAGATGGTTTCTTTATCAACCACTGCGGAATATGTGATGAGCCTCGATACTGTGGATATGTCCGGCGTCAAAAGGACCAGGTTGAATAAGGCGGATCTGGCAAAGGCAGTAGAGGGCGCCGCAGTTGTTGAAAAAGAATGGCTCGAGGCAGATGGCCCCTGGAAAGAGGAACGCCCGAAACTTCTGAAAGCGGTTAAAAGCGCCGTCACCGAGTATAGAAATTTTACTGGTAAATGA
- a CDS encoding TRAP transporter small permease, which translates to MRKFIGIIEKITDILSGYIPALLVFLLMVMVLIEVITRYVFNAPISIAEELGGYMLVAITFLGLGYTWKERSHVSVELFTNILPEKMRKWVRFFTLTLAVIFCWPLIAGSYELLQDSIFFGARSGTWLKIPLVIPQSFLLIGSGLLLLQLIAEVIKAILPMKHSAGENS; encoded by the coding sequence ATGCGAAAATTCATTGGAATAATAGAAAAAATTACTGATATATTGAGTGGATATATACCTGCTTTGCTGGTGTTCCTCCTCATGGTGATGGTCCTTATAGAAGTAATAACCCGGTATGTTTTTAATGCACCTATTTCAATTGCCGAAGAGCTGGGTGGATACATGCTAGTGGCCATTACTTTTCTAGGGCTCGGCTATACCTGGAAAGAACGCAGTCATGTGAGTGTTGAGTTATTCACCAATATCCTGCCGGAAAAGATGAGGAAATGGGTGCGATTTTTCACTTTGACGCTTGCTGTTATTTTTTGTTGGCCGCTGATTGCCGGCAGTTATGAATTGCTTCAGGATTCAATTTTCTTCGGAGCACGAAGCGGCACCTGGCTGAAGATACCGCTGGTCATCCCTCAGTCATTTCTCTTGATTGGTTCAGGACTTCTGTTGTTGCAGTTGATTGCAGAGGTCATCAAGGCAATACTCCCAATGAAACATTCCGCAGGAGAGAACAGCTAA